Proteins from one Parasteatoda tepidariorum isolate YZ-2023 chromosome 4, CAS_Ptep_4.0, whole genome shotgun sequence genomic window:
- the LOC107444726 gene encoding choline transporter-like 1, which yields MSPCCGQSENEPKMDKSKSCTDVFCLLIFGVFWGLLIFIAAFAFVIGNPMSLEYGQDSFGNTCGMKNEELGNMTFSGMDMTDRPYLFFLNMTNLYQSLKICVKQCPYRTLRDEAEARDFEIATGSRLCRYDITEYQGRSRLYPEPINETIANGHYACPEPPIFATKPIFKRCIPLPVANFASDIIYSIYAYLNSFDTIQKVVSDVYAVKFHILGMVALAIVLSVIVVLLIHKLASFVSWIIMIVACVACIAGTVVLWWTYIDLKWQLDSTSTDETLIESVKNEEAFLVYSIMTTIFTIILLLIVLVMRKRVSIVVKLFTEASECIKSMPLILLQPVFTFIALALFLTFWVAVLVAIATAYYPVRNTIQGPLQFSAPLAPLPSNYTHLSPEPQHNLVNRAFTLVSFTEGSWVQYMWWYHIIALVWTSEFILGCQQMAIAGAVATWYFSRDRSTVSSPVCKSVTSLCLYHMGSVALGAFLITVFKIPRLILTYMISLMRKHQEWKCVAWCLKCCTCCLWCMEKCIRYLNHNAYTIVAIQGVGFCSAAREAFDILMSNALQVATINSVGDFVLFLGKCSVTAITAFACIVIFKNDPDLYFYAVPVVLICVIAYFIAHCVLSVYEMVIDTLFLCVCEDILRNDGSKEKPYFGGSLVRFIKGTEGGHSLQPLNKVADNSETE from the coding sequence atgTCTCCTTGTTGTGGTCAATCTGAAAATGAACCCAAGATGGACAAATCCAAAAGTTGTACTGATGTGTTTTGTCTTCTCATCTTTGGAGTGTTTTGGGGCCTACTTATATTCATAGCTGCCTTTGCTTTTGTGATCGGTAATCCTATGAGTCTCGAATATGGACAGGACAGCTTCGGTAACACCTGTggaatgaaaaatgaagaattgGGAAATATGACATTTTCTGGCATGGATATGACTGATAggccttatttatttttcttaaacatgacAAATTTATATCAATCTTTGAAAATCTGTGTAAAGCAGTGTCCTTACAGAACACTCAGAGATGAAGCAGAGGCCAGAGATTTTGAAATTGCCACCGGCTCGCGTCTATGTCGCTACGACATAACTGAATACCAAGGTCGTAGTCGCTTGTATCCTGAACCAATAAATGAAACCATTGCTAATGGCCACTATGCTTGCCCTGAACCACCCATATTTGCCACCAAGCCAATATTCAAACGCTGTATTCCTCTTCCAGTGGCAAACTTTGCTAGTGatattatttacagtatttatgcttatttaaatagttttgatacTATTCAAAAGGTTGTCAGTGATGTTTATGCAGTTAAGTTTCACATTCTTGGAATGGTTGCGTTAGCAATTGTTTTATCCGTAATTGTGGTTTTATTGATTCATAAGTTAGCTTCATTTGTGTCTTGGATAATCATGATTGTAGCTTGCGTAGCATGCATTGCAGGAACTGTTGTACTGTGGTGGACTTATATCGATCTGAAGTGGCAGCTGGATTCTACCAGTACAGATGAGACTCTTATTGAGTCTGTGAAAAATGAAGAGGCCTTTCTAGTGTATTCTATAATGACAACtatatttaccataattttattattgattgttCTTGTAATGAGAAAAAGAGTGAGCATTGTTGTAAAGCTGTTTACTGAAGCATCTGAATGCATTAAAAGCATGCCTTTAATTCTGTTGCAACCTGTTTTTACCTTTATAGcccttgctttatttttaactttttgggTCGCTGTTTTAGTAGCAATCGCTACTGCTTATTACCCCGTGAGAAACACAATTCAAGGCCCTCTACAATTTTCAGCTCCTCTTGCACCATTGCCCTCTAACTACACTCATCTCTCACCAGAACCTCAACACAATCTGGTAAACAGAGCTTTCACGTTGGTGAGTTTTACTGAAGGTTCATGGGTTCAGTATATGTGGTGGTATCACATAATTGCCCTGGTGTGGACCAGCGAGTTTATTTTGGGGTGCCAGCAAATGGCAATAGCCGGAGCCGTGGCTACTTGGTACTTCAGTCGAGATCGGAGCACGGTCTCTAGTCCTGTTTGCAAATCTGTCACCAGTCTTTGCTTGTATCATATGGGATCTGTTGCATTGGGTGCTTTCTTGATAACAGTGTTTAAGATTCCTAGATTGATCCTTACTTACATGATAAGTCTAATGCGCAAGCATCAAGAGTGGAAATGCGTAGCCTGGTGTTTGAAATGTTGTACTTGCTGTTTGTGGTGCATGGAAAAATGTATCAGATACCTGAATCACAATGCTTATACTATAGTTGCCATACAGGGTGTTGGGTTTTGCAGTGCTGCTAGAGAGGCTTTTGACATCTTGATGTCAAACGCCTTGCAAGTTGCAACTATAAATAGTGTTGGCGATTTTGTTCTGTTTCTTGGCAAGTGCAGTGTCACTGCCATCACTGCATTCGCTTGCATTGTCATTTTCAAGAATGATCCAGACTTGTATTTCTATGCAGTTCCTGTAGTTCTTATTTGTGtcattgcttattttattgCTCATTGTGTCTTGTCAGTATATGAAATGGTTATCGACACCTTGTTTTTATGCGTCTGTGaagatattttgagaaatgatgGTTCAAAGGAAAAGCCTTATTTCGGGGGTAGCTTAGTCCGTTTCATCAAGGGCACAGAAGGGGGGCACAGTTTACAGCCTTTAAACAAAGTGGCTGATAACTCAGAAACAGAATAG